In a single window of the Candidatus Eisenbacteria bacterium genome:
- a CDS encoding GNAT family N-acetyltransferase yields MAPPVVDNPHKSRFETMTPHGIGVLVYERSGGRLSLNHTEVPEADRDRGIGTRLVEAAFQEARDRGLTVVPRCPFVRAYVEQHPEVSALIANSE; encoded by the coding sequence ATGGCCCCCCCGGTCGTCGACAATCCTCACAAGAGCCGGTTCGAGACCATGACCCCTCACGGCATCGGCGTGCTGGTCTACGAGCGCTCGGGTGGCAGGCTCAGCTTGAACCACACGGAAGTGCCCGAAGCCGACCGCGATCGTGGAATCGGCACGCGCCTGGTCGAGGCCGCGTTCCAGGAAGCCCGCGACCGGGGCTTGACCGTAGTGCCACGATGTCCTTTCGTCAGAGCCTATGTGGAGCAACATCCTGAAGTGAGCGCGTTGATCGCGAATTCCGAATGA
- a CDS encoding ABC transporter permease: MSATPAKDRAPSKLLAQVARFAVPLLFAALCLFGIIAAQLTPEFMLREMLVRFGRNAVLVLSLLIPILAGLGLNFGIVVGAMAGQVGAILVTYFKIKGLAAFVLALVIATPVALLFGIATGWLFNRAKGREMVTGLIAGYFANGLYQLVFLFALGALIPFQDPTMLLPQGFGLRNTIDLLGMQYAVDDLIKFSVTLEHSPVRVPVASFLFIGVFCFFNLMFLRTKLGQELRAMGQDPHVAAASGIDVEKNRVIATVLSTIFAAWGQLFFLQNLGTLNTYSSHEQVGMFSIAALLVSGATVTRATVGQALLGTLLFHTLFVVSPLAGKALAGDAQIGEYFRVFVAYAVITVALVLHAWQKRRTSA, encoded by the coding sequence GTGAGCGCGACCCCGGCGAAGGATCGTGCGCCGAGCAAGCTGCTGGCCCAGGTGGCGCGTTTCGCGGTGCCGCTCCTGTTCGCGGCGCTGTGCCTGTTCGGCATCATCGCGGCGCAACTCACGCCGGAGTTCATGCTGCGCGAGATGCTGGTGCGCTTCGGACGCAACGCGGTGCTGGTGCTCTCGCTGCTGATCCCCATCCTCGCGGGATTGGGTCTCAACTTCGGCATCGTGGTCGGCGCCATGGCGGGCCAGGTCGGGGCGATCCTGGTCACGTACTTCAAGATCAAGGGGCTCGCGGCATTCGTGCTGGCTCTGGTGATCGCGACGCCGGTGGCGCTGCTCTTCGGCATCGCGACCGGCTGGCTCTTCAACCGCGCCAAGGGCCGCGAGATGGTGACGGGACTGATCGCGGGCTACTTCGCCAACGGGCTCTATCAGCTGGTGTTCCTGTTCGCGCTCGGCGCGCTGATTCCGTTCCAGGACCCGACGATGCTGCTGCCGCAGGGATTCGGGCTGCGCAATACGATCGATCTCCTGGGCATGCAGTACGCGGTGGACGACCTCATCAAGTTCTCGGTGACGCTCGAGCACTCGCCGGTCCGGGTTCCCGTGGCTTCCTTCCTCTTCATCGGGGTGTTCTGCTTCTTCAACCTCATGTTCCTCCGCACCAAGCTGGGCCAGGAGCTGCGCGCCATGGGCCAGGATCCGCACGTGGCGGCGGCGAGCGGCATCGACGTCGAGAAGAACCGGGTCATCGCGACGGTGCTCTCCACGATCTTCGCGGCCTGGGGCCAGCTCTTCTTCCTCCAGAACCTCGGCACCTTGAACACCTACAGCTCTCACGAGCAGGTGGGAATGTTCTCGATCGCGGCGCTGCTGGTTTCCGGCGCCACGGTCACGCGGGCGACGGTGGGACAGGCGCTCCTGGGCACGCTCCTGTTCCACACGCTGTTCGTGGTCTCGCCGCTGGCGGGCAAGGCGCTGGCGGGTGACGCGCAGATCGGCGAATACTTCCGCGTGTTCGTGGCCTACGCGGTGATCACGGTGGCGCTCGTGCTGCATGCGTGGCAGAAGCGGCGAACCAGCGCGTAG
- a CDS encoding ABC transporter permease, whose amino-acid sequence MTETVTAATHPSPEERVPFSVAVREWVAEIGIPRLLIFLFLIALLVTAVITRMDLASLLTDSLVRAGRNGILVLALLPAVQGGVGLNFGLPLGICCGLIGCVIALNAGVVGWPWLAAACGIGVLLAIPVGLAYGWLLNRTRGQEMMVGTYLGFAIVSGMSIFWLAAPFTNPTLVWAIGGRGLRTTLTMSGAFDKLLDRLWAFPIFGVTVPTGTLLTFAAACVLVGLFFRTRIGIAISAARSNPRFARAAGISDARTRVQATVLSTVLAALGIVVFSQSYGFVQLYTAPLLMAFPAVACLLIGGASVTRATLTHVVVGTILFQSILTVALPVTSQVVQGDISETARLIIQNGMILYALTRRGDKA is encoded by the coding sequence GTGACCGAGACCGTGACGGCCGCGACGCATCCATCACCCGAGGAGCGTGTGCCGTTCTCGGTCGCGGTCCGCGAATGGGTGGCCGAGATCGGCATCCCGCGGCTCCTCATCTTCCTCTTCCTGATCGCGCTGCTCGTGACCGCGGTGATCACGCGCATGGACCTGGCCTCGCTGCTCACCGATTCGCTGGTCCGTGCCGGGCGAAACGGGATCCTCGTGCTGGCGCTGCTGCCGGCGGTGCAGGGTGGCGTCGGCCTCAATTTCGGGCTTCCGCTGGGGATCTGTTGCGGACTCATCGGCTGCGTGATCGCGCTCAACGCCGGGGTCGTGGGCTGGCCATGGCTCGCGGCGGCGTGCGGGATCGGCGTGTTGCTCGCGATCCCGGTGGGCCTGGCCTACGGGTGGCTGCTCAACCGCACGCGTGGCCAGGAGATGATGGTGGGCACGTACCTGGGCTTCGCGATCGTCTCGGGCATGAGCATCTTCTGGCTGGCGGCGCCCTTCACCAATCCGACCTTGGTGTGGGCGATCGGCGGCCGTGGCCTGCGCACCACGCTCACCATGAGCGGCGCGTTCGACAAGCTGCTGGATCGGCTCTGGGCGTTTCCCATCTTCGGCGTGACGGTTCCCACCGGGACGCTGCTCACGTTCGCCGCCGCCTGCGTGCTGGTCGGACTCTTCTTCCGCACGCGGATCGGGATCGCGATCTCGGCGGCCCGCAGCAATCCCCGTTTCGCGCGCGCCGCGGGGATCTCCGACGCCCGCACGCGCGTCCAGGCGACCGTGCTGTCCACGGTGCTCGCGGCGCTGGGCATCGTGGTGTTCTCCCAGTCGTACGGCTTCGTCCAGCTCTACACCGCGCCGCTCCTGATGGCGTTCCCGGCGGTGGCCTGCCTGCTGATCGGCGGCGCGTCGGTGACCCGCGCCACGCTGACTCACGTCGTGGTCGGAACCATCCTGTTCCAGTCGATCCTCACGGTGGCCCTCCCGGTCACGAGCCAGGTGGTGCAGGGCGACATCTCCGAAACGGCCCGGCTCATCATCCAGAACGGCATGATCCTCTACGCGCTCACCCGGCGCGGAGACAAGGCGTGA